The DNA sequence CCCGCGTGCTACAGCGCGGCCTACGCCTACTATCAGGCGGTGCGGGTGGGGGGCAGCGGGAGCTTCTGAAGCCCGTTCAGAAGCTGGGCGTGGTCGGCTGGGGGGCCTCGCTCCCGACCGAGACCCGCCGAATGACCTCCAGCGAGGCGGACAGGGCCTCGTCCGTGTCCTGCCCGTAGCCGCCCGACCAGGGCTGGCCGCCGATCTCCAGCACGCCGGGTCCCCGGAAGCCGCCCCGCCGCAGGCGACCCAGCAGACCGCCGAAGTCGAGGGACCCCCACCCCAGCGGGAGGTGCCAGTTCACCTCGGGCAGCGGCGTATCGGAGACGTGCAGCAGCGTCATGCGGGGGGCGAGGGCCAGGTAGCCGCCCAGTTGGTCGGGGGCCGCGTGGTTGAGGTCGAAGACCAGCCCCAGGTCAGGGAAGAGGTCGAGGAGCGCCCGGCACGCCTCCGGCCCGTCCAGAAAACCGACGCCGGGGGCGTTGTGCTCGAAGCCCAGGGTCAGGCCGTGCCGCCGGGCGAGGGCAGTGCCGAGGTCGAACGCTCCGGGCAGCATCGCCTCCAGCCCCTGCAAGCCCTCCGGCCCGGCCATGCCCGGAAAGAGGTGCCAGTGGACGTG is a window from the Deinococcus sp. YIM 134068 genome containing:
- a CDS encoding sugar phosphate isomerase/epimerase family protein, which produces MPPLPPLRLGMNARLFPNNWRPLAQEIEFASRVGFHGLQLPGPPGGLDEERLGAPLGEVARRMRHAGLEAVMEIALPLQPGGRTPAGQTPTDVLEANLPALLELGITHVHWHLFPGMAGPEGLQGLEAMLPGAFDLGTALARRHGLTLGFEHNAPGVGFLDGPEACRALLDLFPDLGLVFDLNHAAPDQLGGYLALAPRMTLLHVSDTPLPEVNWHLPLGWGSLDFGGLLGRLRRGGFRGPGVLEIGGQPWSGGYGQDTDEALSASLEVIRRVSVGSEAPQPTTPSF